The Flavobacterium sp. 20NA77.7 genome includes the window GAAGTAGGACATATGAATTTAGGCGCGGGTCGCATTGTATATCAGGATTTGGCTAAAATTAATTTAGCTGTTCAAAACAATACCATGGCAAATGAACAATCTTTAAAAGAAGCTTTTGAATATGCTAAAACAAACCATAAACCCATTCATTTTCTAGGATTAGTTTCAGATGGTGGCGTACATTCACACACCTCTCATTTAAGAGGCTTAATAGATGCTGCTACAAACAGTGGTGTAACAAATATGTTTGTACACGCATTTACAGACGGACGTGATGTAGATCCAAAATCGGGTAAAAAATACATTGAAGATTTAGAGGCTTATTTAGCTGCAAAACCCGCAAAATTAGCTTCTGTTATTGGAAGGTATTACGCAATGGATAGGGATAAACGTTGGGAACGTGTTAAATTAGCTTATGATTTAGTAGTTCATGCAACCGGTGAAAAATCTACAAATTTTGTAGAAAGTATACAAAAAAGCTATGATGAAAATACTACGGATGAGTTTATTAAGCCAATTGTAAAAGTAGATGAGGCTAATCAACCTATCGCAACAATTAAAGAAGGTGATGTTGTACTCTTTTTTAACTTTAGAACGGACAGAGGACGAGAGTTAACTGAAGCCTTGTCTCAACAAGATTTTCACGAACAGAACATGCACAAGTTAAACTTGTATTACGTAACCATGACAAATTATGATGATACGTATCAAAATGTACATGTAATTTATGATAAAGAGAATATTACACAGACGTTAGGTGAGGTACTGGCCAATGCAGGCAAAAAACAAATCCGAATTGCCGAAACTGAAAAATATCCTCATGTAACTTTTTTCTTTTCCGGAGGTAGAGAGGAACCCTTTGAAGGCGAAACAAGAATTTTAAAAAATTCACCTAAAGTTGCAACTTATGATTTACAGCCCGAAATGAGTGCTTTTGAATTAAAAGATGCCTTAGTTTCAGAACTTAAAAAAGAGGAGGTTGATTTTTTGTGTTTAAATTTTGCCAATGGCGATATGGTAGGCCATACAGGGGTTATGGAAGCTGCTATTAAAGCTTGTGAAGCGGTTGACGTTTGTGTAAAAGAAATAATTGAAACGGCTTTAGGGCATAATTACACCACAATTGTAATTGCAGATCATGGTAATTGTGAAACAATGATAAATCCAGATGGTTCGCCAAATACAGCACACACAACAAATCCTGTACCTGTGATACTGGTAGA containing:
- the gpmI gene encoding 2,3-bisphosphoglycerate-independent phosphoglycerate mutase, which encodes MNKKVILMILDGWGHSPDPKVSAIDNANTPFIDSLYKNYSNAELRTDGLHVGLPEGQMGNSEVGHMNLGAGRIVYQDLAKINLAVQNNTMANEQSLKEAFEYAKTNHKPIHFLGLVSDGGVHSHTSHLRGLIDAATNSGVTNMFVHAFTDGRDVDPKSGKKYIEDLEAYLAAKPAKLASVIGRYYAMDRDKRWERVKLAYDLVVHATGEKSTNFVESIQKSYDENTTDEFIKPIVKVDEANQPIATIKEGDVVLFFNFRTDRGRELTEALSQQDFHEQNMHKLNLYYVTMTNYDDTYQNVHVIYDKENITQTLGEVLANAGKKQIRIAETEKYPHVTFFFSGGREEPFEGETRILKNSPKVATYDLQPEMSAFELKDALVSELKKEEVDFLCLNFANGDMVGHTGVMEAAIKACEAVDVCVKEIIETALGHNYTTIVIADHGNCETMINPDGSPNTAHTTNPVPVILVDNDKNLNIKNGILGDVAPTILHLMGIEKPNVMTQQSLV